Proteins encoded in a region of the Nicotiana tomentosiformis chromosome 9, ASM39032v3, whole genome shotgun sequence genome:
- the LOC138898936 gene encoding uncharacterized protein gives MVRTRSTGSGRRPPIPPARAARGRDYSRGRGVALTTTKATHVEPPVAPVEEHVPDVVEPVGSAQAAGPIVIPGLQEALAQILTVCTSLAQAVLVPVVPATSQVEGGAQTLVAHTLEQLAQGLQTPGVLAAHPVTIARAEVDPPMSDEEQKILEHFGRRKPPEFNGEESEDAQDFLDRCQRILHTSAIFETSRVVFTTFQLTEAAYRWWHSNELSRPVGVTSLTWHEFSILFLEKFVL, from the coding sequence atggtgaggacacgttcgACCGGATCAGGCAGACGGCCACcaataccaccagctagggccgcgagaggccgggactACAGTAGAGGCCGAGGTGTGGCTCTCACTACAACTAAAGCAACAcatgtggagccaccagttgctccagttgAGGAGCACGTACCGGATGTTGTTGAGCCGGTGGGATCAGCTCAGGCAGCAGGGCCCATTGTTATCcctggccttcaggaggccttggccCAGATTTTGACTGTATGCACGAGCCTTGCTCAAGCAGTTTTGGTTCCAGTTGTACCAGCCACTTCACAAGTCGAGGGAGGTGCCCAGACTCTCGTcgcccatactctagagcagctagctcagggactccagacaccgggggtactagcAGCCCATCCGGTTACTATTGCTCGAGCGGAGGTTGAcccacctatgagtgatgaggagcaaaaAATATTGGAGCATTTTGGGAGGCGTAAGCCCCCAGAGTTCAACGGGgaggagtcagaggatgctcaggattttctagaCCGGTGTCAGCGGATTCTTCACACATCGGCTATTTTCGAGACTAGTCGAGTTGTATTTACCACTTTTCAGCTGACAGAGGCAGCCTATAGATGGTGGCATTCCaatgagttgagcaggccagttGGCGTAACgtcacttacatggcatgagttctccattctctttttagagaagtttgttctaTAG